A region of Neovison vison isolate M4711 chromosome 7, ASM_NN_V1, whole genome shotgun sequence DNA encodes the following proteins:
- the LOC122911241 gene encoding uncharacterized protein LOC122911241, whose translation MHQLQSGCQRGSRGWWSWSLWTLWMTMMINLHPNTKTTAEPVQLWALVKAWPFPLPLTNESDILQVDSNNLPVLLRHKRDFGITAAVIAAIAASTAAAAMALTTSVQTAATLNNVTGLVAEALATQDQINGHLHAGILIVNQRVDLVQEQVDILGSLLAIGCIRNMPGLCVTPVTYGTWNLKFQNLTRQLRAQIVTLNATKGPIASVQDWLNMLQQSVSFLKQWAGLGALAILLVIANVFMIRWFCSLRRRQRRQQQLMAQAMMALEAGTSPQVWLGMLDR comes from the coding sequence ATGCACCAACTCCAATCTGGGTGCCAGAGAGGCTCACGAGGATGGTGGTCATGGAGCCTGTGGACCCTGTGGATGACGATGATGATAAATCTACATCCCAACACCAAGACAACGGCGGAGCCAGTTCAGCTGTGGGCTCTCGTGAAAGCGTGGCCGTTCCCACTGCCCCTGACAAATGAATCAGATATTCTACAAGTGGACTCGAACAATTTGCCGGTGTTGCTTCGCCACAAACGAGACTTTGGGATCACCGCAGCCGTAATTGCAGCCATTGCAGCGTCTACGGCCGCCGCAGCAATGGCGCTAACAACATCAGTACAAACTGCTGCAACTCTCAACAACGTCACAGGACTGGTGGCCGAGGCTCTCGCAACACAAGACcaaatcaatggacatttacatGCAGGGATTCTCATTGTAAATCAGAGAGTAGATCTAGTACAAGAACAGGTTGATATCCTGGGGTCATTATTGGCTATTGGATGCATAAGGAACATGCCAGGACTCTGTGTTACCCCAGTAACTTATGGTACCTGGAATCTCAAGTTCCAGAATTTAACCCGACAGTTGAGAGCCCAAATTGTCACCCTAAATGCCACTAAGGGGCCCATTGCCTCAGTCCAAGATTGGCTTAACATGCTGCAGCAATCAGTCTCGTTCCTCAAACAATGGGCCGGCCTGGGAGCCTTGGCCATCCTGCTAGTGATAGCCAATGTATTTATGATACGCTGGTTTTGTAGCCTCCGTCGTCGACAACGTCGACAGCAACAACTCATGGCCCAGGCCATGATGGCTCTCGAGGCTGGTACCTCCCCCCAAGTATGGCTAGGCATGCTAgaccggtag